A genomic stretch from Campylobacter lari subsp. concheus includes:
- the murD gene encoding UDP-N-acetylmuramoyl-L-alanine--D-glutamate ligase: MKISLFGYGKTTKAFAQRFGNCDIYDDHFTSISKDEFNNTLLPPCEFDPLKSDLEIPSPGFPSDHLLIQQARNLSSEYDFFYDGMPKSVWISGTNGKTTTTQMTHHLLKHINAQMGANIGTPLAQMNANAKLWILESSSFSLFYTKVAKPEIYALLPITPDHLSWHKSFENYERAKLSVLERMNENDVVILPKKYEVYPTHAYVISYEDEQDLAKKMQIDLEKIHFKTPFLLDALIALSIEKIILDRCSYELLNEFKIEKNKLEEIFDHKNRLWVNDTKATNLDASLAALKRYKDKKIHLIIGGDDKGVDLSALFTFMKELNIELYAIGKSTNKMLKYAKNANLKAHFCEFLPKAVEKINQNLTNDEVALLSPACASLDQFKSYEERGELFKKCIQELN, encoded by the coding sequence ATGAAAATTTCACTTTTTGGATATGGAAAAACAACTAAAGCTTTTGCACAGCGTTTTGGAAATTGTGATATTTATGATGATCATTTTACAAGTATAAGTAAAGATGAATTTAACAATACACTATTACCACCTTGTGAATTTGATCCTTTAAAAAGTGACTTAGAAATTCCAAGCCCTGGTTTTCCAAGTGATCATCTTCTCATACAGCAAGCAAGAAATTTAAGCAGTGAGTATGATTTTTTCTATGATGGCATGCCAAAAAGTGTTTGGATAAGTGGAACAAATGGCAAAACCACTACTACTCAAATGACACATCATCTTTTAAAACACATCAACGCACAAATGGGAGCAAACATAGGAACTCCTTTAGCACAAATGAATGCTAATGCTAAATTATGGATTTTAGAAAGCTCATCTTTTTCACTTTTTTACACCAAAGTAGCTAAACCTGAAATTTATGCACTTTTACCTATTACACCCGATCATCTTTCTTGGCATAAAAGCTTTGAAAATTACGAGCGAGCAAAGCTTAGCGTGCTTGAAAGAATGAATGAAAATGATGTGGTAATTTTACCTAAAAAATATGAGGTTTATCCAACTCATGCTTATGTTATAAGCTATGAAGATGAGCAAGATTTAGCTAAAAAAATGCAAATTGATTTAGAAAAAATTCATTTTAAAACTCCATTTTTACTTGATGCACTTATTGCCTTAAGTATAGAAAAAATCATACTAGATCGTTGCTCTTATGAACTTTTAAATGAGTTTAAGATAGAAAAAAATAAACTTGAAGAAATATTTGATCATAAAAATAGACTTTGGGTAAATGACACTAAAGCGACTAACCTTGATGCTAGTTTAGCTGCTCTTAAACGTTATAAGGATAAAAAAATTCATCTTATCATAGGTGGGGATGATAAGGGAGTGGATTTAAGTGCTTTATTTACTTTTATGAAAGAGCTTAATATAGAGCTTTATGCTATAGGAAAAAGCACTAATAAAATGCTTAAATATGCTAAAAATGCTAATTTAAAAGCACATTTTTGCGAATTTTTACCTAAAGCGGTAGAAAAAATCAATCAAAATTTAACTAATGATGAAGTAGCCCTGCTAAGCCCTGCTTGTGCGAGCTTAGATCAGTTTAAATCTTACGAAGAAAGAGGGGAGCTTTTTAAAAAATGCATTCAAGAATTAAACTAA
- the mraY gene encoding phospho-N-acetylmuramoyl-pentapeptide-transferase — MLYLTEYTNYMFFSYISVRAGFAFFIALFLSLYLMPKFIKWAQNKKANQPIYEYAPQSHQAKSHTPTMGGLVFIFATIIASVLSADLNNSFVIVGLLCLVLFCTIGLVDDLGKILKKDNHAGLSPKMKLLGQFSAAFICVGLLYLFNINTEFYLPFYKHAIFDGGMFMLFLWILVIVSSSNAVNLTDGLDGLATVPSIFSLLSLGAFLYLSGNAIYSSYLFLPKIQGLGELVVLSAALVGALMGFLWYNCYPAQVFMGDSGSLSIGAFLGYLGIVSKNEILLLLIGFVFVLETISVILQVGSFKIFNKRVFKMAPIHHHFEKIGWVENKIIVRFWMIALLANIIALISIKLR, encoded by the coding sequence TTGCTTTATCTTACAGAATATACAAATTATATGTTTTTTTCTTATATTAGCGTGCGTGCTGGTTTTGCATTTTTTATCGCTTTATTTTTGAGTTTGTATTTAATGCCAAAATTTATCAAATGGGCTCAAAATAAAAAAGCAAATCAACCTATTTATGAATACGCTCCACAATCACACCAAGCTAAATCTCACACCCCTACTATGGGTGGACTTGTTTTTATCTTTGCTACTATCATAGCAAGTGTTTTAAGCGCTGATTTAAATAATAGTTTTGTAATTGTTGGATTATTATGTTTAGTACTATTTTGCACTATAGGCTTAGTAGATGATTTGGGTAAAATTTTAAAAAAAGACAATCATGCAGGACTAAGCCCAAAAATGAAGCTTCTAGGGCAATTTAGCGCTGCTTTTATCTGTGTTGGATTATTATATTTATTTAACATAAATACTGAATTTTATTTACCTTTTTACAAACATGCTATATTTGATGGTGGTATGTTTATGTTGTTTTTATGGATTTTAGTCATTGTATCAAGCTCTAATGCTGTGAATTTAACCGATGGACTTGATGGACTTGCAACCGTGCCTTCTATATTTTCTCTTTTAAGCCTTGGTGCTTTTTTGTATTTAAGTGGAAATGCTATTTATAGTTCTTATTTATTTTTACCTAAAATTCAAGGTCTAGGAGAACTTGTGGTATTAAGCGCAGCTTTAGTTGGTGCGCTTATGGGATTTTTGTGGTATAACTGCTATCCTGCGCAAGTTTTTATGGGAGATAGCGGGAGTTTAAGCATAGGGGCATTTTTGGGTTATCTTGGTATAGTAAGTAAAAATGAAATTTTACTTTTGCTTATAGGTTTTGTATTTGTTTTAGAAACTATTTCAGTGATTTTACAAGTCGGAAGTTTTAAAATTTTTAACAAAAGAGTATTTAAAATGGCACCTATTCATCATCATTTTGAAAAAATAGGCTGGGTAGAAAATAAAATTATCGTGCGTTTTTGGATGATAGCCTTACTTGCAAATATCATTGCATTAATTAGTATAAAGTTAAGATAA
- the gpmI gene encoding 2,3-bisphosphoglycerate-independent phosphoglycerate mutase, whose amino-acid sequence MSQKCILIITDGIGHNTNSNYNAFFHAKKPTYDKLFENTSNVLIKTSGLAVGLPEGQMGNSEVGHMCIGSGRIIYQNLVKINKAIENDALKDNKALKDLLQKCKRVHIVGLYSDGGVHSMHTHFDALLKICKQENKEVFAHAISDGRDCPPNSGLEFIKSLQEFCEKEGVNFASLSGRFYAMDRDKRYDRVKSYYDALFAKAPKCDDFVQFIQKNYDENIADEFLTPVISQNFDGIKAEDGVIFINFRNDRMRQLVASLTQESFNEFPKEVLVKNAITMSLYDESFKLPVMFEKEELNNTLASVIANANLSQLHTAETEKYAHVTFFFNGGKEELECNETRVLIPSPKVKTYDEKPQMSAKEVADEVIKGIENGIDFIVVNFANGDMVGHTGDFEAAISAVECVDECLGKVIAKAREHGYAFIITSDHGNCEAMRDENENMLTNHTTFDVFAFVEAKGVEKLKEGMGLSNIAPSVLKILNLPIPKEMDEALF is encoded by the coding sequence ATGAGTCAAAAATGTATTTTGATCATCACAGATGGTATAGGACATAATACAAATTCAAACTATAATGCTTTTTTTCATGCTAAAAAGCCAACTTATGATAAGCTTTTTGAAAATACCTCTAATGTTTTAATAAAAACAAGTGGTTTGGCAGTTGGTCTGCCTGAAGGTCAAATGGGTAATAGTGAAGTGGGGCATATGTGTATAGGTAGTGGACGCATAATATATCAAAATTTAGTCAAGATAAATAAAGCCATAGAAAATGATGCTTTAAAAGATAATAAGGCTTTAAAAGATTTATTGCAAAAATGCAAAAGAGTGCATATTGTAGGGCTTTATAGTGATGGTGGGGTGCATTCTATGCATACACATTTTGATGCGCTTTTAAAAATTTGTAAGCAAGAAAATAAAGAAGTTTTTGCGCATGCAATTAGCGATGGTAGAGATTGTCCCCCAAATTCAGGTTTAGAATTTATAAAATCTTTACAGGAATTTTGCGAAAAAGAAGGGGTTAATTTTGCTTCTTTATCGGGAAGATTTTATGCTATGGATAGAGATAAGCGCTATGATAGAGTTAAATCTTATTATGATGCTTTATTTGCTAAGGCACCAAAGTGTGATGATTTTGTGCAATTTATACAAAAAAATTATGATGAAAATATCGCAGATGAGTTTTTAACCCCAGTCATTAGTCAAAACTTTGATGGGATTAAGGCTGAAGATGGTGTGATTTTTATCAATTTTAGAAATGATAGAATGCGTCAATTGGTTGCTTCTTTAACGCAAGAAAGTTTTAATGAATTTCCAAAAGAAGTACTTGTAAAAAATGCTATTACTATGAGTTTGTATGATGAGAGTTTTAAACTACCTGTGATGTTTGAAAAAGAAGAATTAAATAATACCTTAGCTTCTGTGATAGCTAATGCAAATTTAAGCCAACTTCATACAGCTGAAACAGAAAAATATGCTCATGTAACCTTTTTCTTTAATGGGGGAAAAGAAGAGTTAGAGTGTAATGAAACAAGAGTTTTAATCCCAAGTCCTAAGGTAAAAACATATGATGAAAAACCTCAAATGAGCGCTAAAGAAGTTGCAGATGAGGTGATTAAGGGTATAGAAAATGGTATAGATTTTATCGTAGTTAATTTTGCAAATGGTGATATGGTAGGACATACGGGTGATTTTGAAGCTGCAATTAGTGCGGTTGAATGTGTGGATGAATGTTTGGGTAAGGTTATTGCTAAAGCAAGAGAGCATGGTTATGCTTTCATTATTACTTCAGATCATGGAAATTGTGAAGCAATGAGGGATGAAAATGAAAATATGCTCACTAATCACACAACCTTTGATGTTTTTGCCTTTGTGGAAGCTAAAGGAGTAGAAAAGCTTAAAGAAGGCATGGGACTTAGTAATATAGCACCAAGCGTGCTTAAAATTTTAAACTTACCTATTCCAAAAGAAATGGATGAGGCTTTATTTTAA
- the fabG gene encoding 3-oxoacyl-ACP reductase FabG — MKFSGKNVLITGASKGIGAAIAKELASYGLKVWINYRSKPELADTLKEEIEKSGGTAAVIKFDASVEEEFTSAIATIVESDGELSYLVNNAGITNDKLALRMSMDDFSSVINANLNSSFLGCREALKTMSKKRFGAVVNIASIVGEMGNAGQTNYSASKGGMIALTKSFAKEGAARNIRYNCITPGFIKSDMTEVLSDEIKQNYINNIPLKRFADASEVAQAVAFLLSDHSSYITGEILKVNGGLYM; from the coding sequence ATGAAATTTAGTGGAAAAAATGTTTTAATAACAGGTGCAAGTAAAGGTATAGGTGCAGCGATAGCTAAAGAATTAGCAAGCTATGGTTTGAAAGTTTGGATTAATTATAGAAGTAAACCTGAGCTTGCTGATACGTTAAAAGAAGAGATAGAAAAAAGTGGTGGCACTGCAGCTGTGATTAAATTTGATGCAAGTGTTGAAGAAGAATTTACAAGCGCTATTGCAACTATAGTAGAAAGTGATGGTGAACTTAGTTATTTAGTTAATAATGCGGGTATTACAAATGATAAATTAGCACTTAGAATGAGCATGGATGATTTTTCTTCAGTGATTAATGCTAATTTAAATTCAAGCTTTTTAGGTTGTAGAGAGGCATTAAAAACTATGAGTAAAAAGCGTTTTGGCGCGGTTGTTAATATTGCCTCTATAGTTGGAGAGATGGGAAATGCAGGCCAAACTAATTATAGTGCTAGTAAAGGTGGTATGATAGCACTAACAAAATCTTTTGCTAAAGAAGGCGCAGCAAGAAATATAAGATATAACTGCATTACCCCAGGTTTTATAAAAAGTGATATGACTGAAGTCTTAAGTGATGAAATAAAACAAAATTATATTAACAATATCCCTTTAAAGCGTTTTGCAGATGCAAGCGAGGTAGCTCAAGCTGTGGCGTTTTTATTAAGCGATCATTCTTCTTATATCACAGGGGAAATTTTAAAAGTTAACGGTGGGCTTTATATGTAA
- the acpS gene encoding holo-ACP synthase, with the protein MIGCDIVVCSRIEKIYKRHKTLFLDKFLSKQEQSYIKNTNTLAGFWAIKEAASKALGVGISKECSFFDIIISKDDKNAPHISFSQKVMQEFNIKSASVSVAHDGGFAIAVVAIETKQG; encoded by the coding sequence ATGATAGGCTGTGACATAGTCGTATGCTCTCGCATAGAAAAAATTTACAAAAGACACAAAACGCTTTTCTTGGATAAATTTTTATCCAAGCAAGAGCAAAGTTATATAAAAAATACCAACACTCTAGCCGGATTTTGGGCTATTAAGGAAGCTGCTTCTAAGGCTTTGGGGGTTGGAATTTCTAAAGAATGTTCTTTTTTTGACATCATCATCTCTAAAGATGATAAAAATGCTCCACATATTAGTTTTTCTCAAAAAGTCATGCAAGAATTTAATATAAAATCAGCAAGTGTAAGCGTAGCACATGATGGGGGTTTTGCTATAGCAGTAGTGGCTATAGAAACCAAGCAAGGTTAA
- the fliL gene encoding flagellar basal body-associated protein FliL has translation MADDMMDEQGESKKKGGNTLVIIIVVFLFVFLLVIVGAIAYLMFSGGSDENPTPQAEESAQVAQTPKKTNAVAARGSDYANIGVMYPLAPFTLNLLSDGGSRYVKCTIQLEQNVETLTPELDKKVAIIRDIIIRTLTSKTFEEVSTTKGKERLKDELTGKINEVLTDGFIKNIYFTDFVVS, from the coding sequence ATGGCTGATGATATGATGGATGAACAAGGCGAATCAAAGAAAAAAGGTGGCAATACTTTAGTAATTATTATCGTTGTATTTTTATTTGTATTTTTACTTGTGATTGTAGGAGCGATTGCTTATTTAATGTTTAGCGGTGGTTCTGATGAAAATCCTACTCCACAAGCTGAAGAAAGCGCACAAGTTGCACAAACCCCTAAAAAAACAAATGCAGTAGCAGCCAGAGGGAGTGATTATGCAAATATTGGAGTGATGTATCCTTTAGCACCTTTTACACTAAATTTATTAAGCGATGGTGGATCAAGATATGTAAAATGCACAATTCAACTTGAACAAAATGTTGAAACCCTAACCCCTGAACTTGATAAAAAGGTTGCTATTATTAGGGATATTATCATTAGAACTTTAACCTCAAAAACCTTTGAAGAAGTAAGCACCACAAAGGGCAAAGAAAGATTGAAAGATGAATTAACCGGTAAAATCAATGAGGTTTTAACTGACGGTTTTATCAAAAATATTTATTTTACTGACTTTGTAGTATCTTAA
- a CDS encoding helix-turn-helix transcriptional regulator, with translation MDKETRTYYIKLVKFLAEALGRNYEIVLHDVSEDGANIAEIANNHISKRTINSPLTGFAIEMIKNKIYLERDYITHYKTSAKSSQAMLGSTFFIKKDEKLEGLLCINHDTSAFKKISDEILNLGNIYDNAYENPEQENKEYIKLDLEEIVEDISGMDIESFKNKSLKPKEKQKMIASLYEKGVFNVKGVIPKVAELLGISEPSVYRHLQKIK, from the coding sequence ATGGATAAGGAAACAAGAACTTATTATATTAAATTAGTTAAATTTCTTGCAGAAGCCTTGGGTAGAAATTATGAAATAGTCTTGCACGATGTAAGCGAAGATGGAGCTAATATAGCAGAAATTGCTAATAACCATATTAGTAAAAGAACTATAAACTCACCTCTAACTGGTTTTGCCATTGAAATGATTAAAAATAAAATCTATTTAGAGCGTGATTACATAACACATTATAAAACTTCAGCTAAAAGCTCACAAGCAATGTTAGGCTCTACTTTTTTTATTAAAAAAGATGAAAAACTCGAAGGTTTGCTTTGTATTAATCATGATACTTCAGCATTTAAAAAAATCTCTGATGAAATTTTAAATCTTGGAAATATTTATGATAATGCTTATGAAAACCCTGAGCAAGAAAATAAAGAATATATTAAACTTGATTTAGAAGAAATTGTCGAAGATATTTCTGGTATGGATATAGAAAGTTTTAAAAATAAAAGCTTAAAACCAAAAGAAAAACAAAAAATGATAGCTAGTTTATATGAAAAAGGTGTGTTTAATGTAAAAGGTGTTATTCCTAAGGTTGCTGAACTTTTAGGTATTTCTGAGCCTAGTGTTTATCGACATTTACAAAAGATTAAATAA
- a CDS encoding catalase: MKKLTNDFGNIIADNQNSLSAGAKGPLLMQDYILLEKLAHQNRERIPERTVHAKGSGAYGELRITKDISQYTKAKVLQLGENTPLFIRFSTVAGEAGAADAERDVRGFAIKFYTKEGNWDLVGNNTPTFFIRDAYKFPDFIHTQKRDPRTHLRSNNAAWDFWSLCPESLHQVTILMSDRGIPASYRHMHGFGSHTYSLINDKNERFWVKFHFKTKQGIKNLTNEEAANLIANDRESHQRDLYEAIEKGDFPKWTFQIQVLKEDEVEKLGFNPFDLTKVWPHSIVPLIEVGELVLNKNVQNYFNEVEQAAFSPSNIVPGIGFSPDKMLQARIFSYPDAHRYRIGTNYHLLPVNRAKSEVNTYNVAGAMNFDTYKNGAAYYEPNSYDDSPKEDKSYLEPDLALEGSAQRYAPLDDDFYTQPKALFDIMNQDQKEQLFKNIAASMSGVDEKIIVRALSHFEKISSEYANGVKKTLKM; the protein is encoded by the coding sequence ATGAAAAAACTAACAAATGATTTTGGAAATATCATAGCCGATAATCAAAATTCACTAAGTGCAGGCGCTAAAGGTCCGCTTTTAATGCAAGATTATATTTTGCTTGAAAAACTTGCTCATCAAAATAGAGAAAGAATTCCAGAAAGAACAGTACATGCAAAAGGAAGTGGTGCTTATGGAGAACTTAGAATTACTAAAGATATTTCTCAATACACTAAAGCAAAAGTTTTACAGCTTGGAGAAAATACACCTTTATTTATAAGATTTTCAACAGTTGCAGGTGAAGCAGGGGCAGCAGATGCAGAAAGAGATGTAAGAGGTTTTGCGATTAAATTTTATACTAAAGAAGGAAATTGGGATTTAGTAGGCAATAATACTCCAACATTTTTTATAAGAGATGCGTATAAATTTCCTGATTTTATCCATACTCAAAAAAGAGATCCAAGAACTCATTTAAGAAGTAATAATGCTGCATGGGATTTTTGGAGTCTTTGTCCTGAAAGCTTACATCAAGTTACTATTTTAATGAGCGATAGGGGAATTCCTGCAAGTTATCGTCATATGCATGGTTTTGGAAGTCATACTTATAGTTTGATTAATGATAAAAATGAAAGATTTTGGGTGAAATTTCATTTTAAAACCAAGCAAGGTATTAAAAATTTAACCAATGAAGAAGCGGCGAATTTAATAGCAAATGATAGAGAAAGCCATCAAAGAGATTTATATGAGGCTATTGAAAAAGGAGATTTTCCAAAATGGACTTTCCAAATTCAAGTTTTAAAAGAAGATGAAGTAGAAAAACTAGGTTTTAATCCTTTTGATTTAACTAAAGTTTGGCCACATAGTATTGTGCCTTTAATAGAAGTAGGTGAGTTGGTGCTTAATAAAAATGTGCAAAATTACTTTAATGAAGTAGAACAAGCTGCATTTAGTCCAAGCAATATCGTTCCTGGTATTGGTTTTAGTCCTGATAAAATGTTGCAAGCTAGAATCTTTTCTTATCCTGATGCACACAGATACCGCATAGGGACAAATTATCATTTATTGCCAGTTAATCGCGCAAAAAGCGAAGTAAATACTTATAATGTAGCAGGAGCTATGAATTTTGACACTTATAAAAATGGCGCAGCTTATTATGAGCCAAATAGTTATGATGATAGTCCAAAAGAAGATAAAAGCTATCTCGAGCCTGACTTAGCACTTGAAGGTAGTGCGCAAAGATATGCTCCACTTGATGATGATTTTTATACTCAACCAAAAGCCTTGTTTGATATAATGAACCAAGATCAAAAAGAGCAATTATTTAAAAATATAGCAGCTTCTATGAGCGGGGTTGATGAAAAAATTATTGTTAGAGCATTAAGTCATTTTGAAAAAATTTCAAGTGAATATGCAAATGGTGTTAAAAAAACTTTGAAAATGTAA
- a CDS encoding ankyrin repeat domain-containing protein, with translation MFSNEEEKRIQELCTMAFDYARKNDLQNLKIMIEAGLSVNLKNHKGDSLLMLASYHNAYECAKFLLENNARVDEKNDRGQTPLAGVCFKGYLPMCKLLVEHGANIDENNGLGMTPFTFALMFGHRDIVEFLTKHSKKSFLKKIAFGVLKIFKRKKS, from the coding sequence ATGTTTAGTAATGAAGAAGAAAAAAGAATTCAAGAGCTTTGTACTATGGCTTTTGATTATGCAAGAAAAAATGATTTACAAAATTTAAAGATTATGATAGAAGCGGGTTTGAGTGTGAATTTAAAAAATCATAAAGGCGATAGTCTTTTAATGCTTGCAAGTTATCATAATGCTTATGAATGTGCTAAGTTTTTACTAGAAAATAATGCTAGGGTAGATGAGAAAAATGATAGAGGACAAACTCCATTAGCAGGGGTGTGTTTTAAAGGATATTTGCCTATGTGTAAGCTTTTAGTAGAACATGGAGCAAATATTGATGAAAACAACGGTCTTGGTATGACACCTTTTACTTTTGCACTAATGTTTGGGCATAGAGATATAGTAGAATTTTTAACAAAGCATTCTAAAAAAAGTTTTCTTAAAAAAATAGCTTTTGGTGTGTTAAAAATTTTTAAAAGAAAGAAAAGTTAA
- the argH gene encoding argininosuccinate lyase, producing the protein MSQKVEKLWGGRFDLPTNKLVEEYTASLLVEPRLAPFDIQGSIIHCTMLAKQSIIKEDEAKIIIKGLEQVREEIQNGTFVFDIADEDIHMAVEKRMTQIVGPVGGKLHTARSRNDQTTLDSKMHMRAVIKEILNQIIALQEEIIHQAQKNIKAIMPGYTHLQTGQPVLFSHWIMAYFWMLSRDYSRFEDLYKRMDECPLGAAALGGTTFNIDRHFCSKELGFVKPTENSIDSVSDRDHMVEFTSVAAMCFMHLSRFCEELILFSSQDFKFIELSDDFCTGSSIMPQKKNPDVAEKMRGKTGRMYGNVMAMLTIMKGIPLAYNTDMSEDKAQVYDSMDTLMASLKIITPMIEKMQVNANNTKAAAAKGFSNATDMADYLVRKNIPFREAHSIVGGAVNYCIKHGKMLEELSMEEFHQFNENIQEDIYEAIALETCIDARVSYGGTGTKVVLEQIKHAKELLDRYKAQD; encoded by the coding sequence ATGTCACAAAAAGTAGAAAAATTATGGGGTGGACGTTTTGATTTACCTACAAATAAATTAGTTGAAGAATACACCGCTTCATTATTAGTTGAGCCAAGACTTGCTCCTTTTGATATACAAGGAAGTATAATTCATTGCACTATGCTTGCAAAACAAAGCATTATAAAAGAAGATGAAGCAAAAATTATCATCAAGGGTTTAGAACAAGTTAGAGAAGAAATTCAAAATGGAACCTTTGTTTTTGATATAGCTGATGAGGATATTCATATGGCTGTGGAAAAAAGAATGACACAAATTGTAGGTCCAGTAGGCGGAAAGCTTCACACTGCAAGAAGTAGAAATGACCAAACTACGCTTGATTCAAAAATGCATATGAGAGCAGTTATTAAAGAAATTTTAAATCAAATTATTGCTTTACAAGAAGAAATTATCCATCAAGCTCAAAAAAATATCAAAGCTATTATGCCAGGCTATACACATTTACAAACCGGTCAACCGGTACTTTTTTCACATTGGATTATGGCGTATTTTTGGATGTTAAGTAGGGATTATTCTCGTTTTGAAGATTTATATAAAAGAATGGATGAGTGTCCTTTAGGAGCAGCTGCGCTTGGTGGAACCACATTTAATATAGACAGACATTTTTGCTCCAAAGAATTAGGTTTTGTAAAACCAACAGAAAATAGTATTGATAGTGTTAGTGATAGAGATCATATGGTTGAATTTACTTCTGTGGCCGCAATGTGCTTTATGCACCTTAGTCGTTTTTGTGAAGAGCTTATACTTTTTTCAAGTCAAGATTTTAAATTTATAGAATTAAGTGATGATTTTTGTACCGGTTCAAGCATAATGCCTCAAAAGAAAAATCCTGATGTAGCTGAAAAAATGCGTGGTAAAACAGGTAGAATGTATGGTAATGTTATGGCGATGCTAACTATTATGAAAGGTATTCCACTAGCTTATAATACTGACATGAGTGAAGATAAGGCTCAAGTTTATGATTCTATGGATACTTTAATGGCAAGTTTGAAAATCATAACTCCTATGATAGAAAAAATGCAAGTAAATGCTAATAATACAAAAGCAGCTGCTGCAAAAGGCTTTTCAAATGCCACAGATATGGCTGATTATTTAGTAAGAAAAAATATACCATTTAGAGAAGCTCATAGCATAGTTGGTGGTGCTGTGAATTATTGTATTAAACATGGAAAAATGCTTGAAGAACTTAGTATGGAGGAATTTCATCAATTTAATGAAAATATCCAAGAAGATATTTATGAAGCAATTGCTTTAGAAACTTGTATAGACGCAAGAGTATCTTATGGTGGCACAGGAACTAAAGTAGTATTAGAGCAAATTAAACACGCAAAAGAGCTTTTGGATCGATATAAGGCACAAGATTAA